The sequence aacaaattaaaagcttgttggaaaatgatataaaatcagaaggaattagacgagaacaaacagaattggaaagggtcctgcttggtgataatgaaaaattgatatcaaaagtatataagttattattgaaatggtctacagaagaagaagtagtaaaatctcaaatggtcaaatgggcagtcaatgtgaatagagaaatacaaatggatgcatgggaatacctttggatgaaatcaatgaagatatcaacttgtcagagcataaaagaaaattgttttaagatgatgtacaggtggtatatgaccccgaaaaaattggctaagatgagcaagaaaatgtcggatagatgttggaagtgtaaaaaacatgaaggttctttcttccatatgtggtggacatgtgaaaaagcgaaagagtattggaagatgatacaacaagaaatctccaaaatattgggttacgactttaagaaaattgcagagacatttttgcttggattacaattagaaaaatatccaaaggaagataggactctaatttggtacctgctatcagctgctaggacattgtatgcgcagctttggaagcaagaaaaaataccggataaatgggattggactatgaaagttctatcgtggagtgaaatggataaattaactagaacattaagagactatgatttggagatatttaaaaaagagtggaggaagtttaaagaatacatagagaaagagtcgaatgtaagaagacattggacaattttttagtaatattgggggggggggaaaccgaagaagcaagaagggggggggaaatacatatataattttgattagtcagatgtatctttagttttgaattagaatctataacctcggggaagtctatattggagggaggggggattgaaaagtcatatgggttagtattgaagcaacgaagggaaattaagttctgtaaccatatgctatcaataaattggtaaaacacggtaaaattaatttattaatgcATTTTAATAGTGTCATTTAGCCAACtctgtatatattttaaatcacTATATAATACAACAATGGGCCTAACTAGGGGTTCTgtgcaattttcttgaagagatgaGTTGAGATTTGAAACCTACTAGTTGTTCATCTTTTTAAGTGTAGGGTTTTATTGTTGCAGGGCATCTTTGAGCAGATATTATATGCACAGTTTGGGTACTACAATGCTAGAACAAGATCTTATGGATTTATAAACTTTAAAGAATGCTTAGTTCTAGAGATGGTGGTAATGACCAGCTGGACCATGGTCTAACATACATATTTCAGATAAATAATATGCCATTCTGTACAATTATAAGATAATGGACAGCTTGGTTCTGATATCAGTACCAAACCAATCATCATAGGTTTATTTAATCACAGCAAAATCAGTAAGTTTGAACATGTCTAATTCTGCACTGGATTATAGCCATAGTCTCTACATACTAAAAACTGCATCATGAACAGTTGTTTTCTTCAGGGTTAGGTTGATCCTCAGCTGTACCCCCAGCTTCCTCAACACACTTTATGAACAATTATATCAATTTTCTTTTAATGTAACTTTTTTTTACAGAGAAGCAGGGTAAAtcttttaaatgaataaaacagaaGATAAATGGATGATACCTAGTAATCTATCTCACaataggagaaggaaaagaaaagattaAGGGTGAAAAATCAATGTGGACTAATGTACATTCATATAAGCTCCTAAAATATTAAAGATAGCCtaaactacattttaaaaaagtaaagccTGCTTTAAACAAAGCCAGATGTATGATTTTTCATATATTAATTTAGTACTTTCCACCAACTCAAAAGGTAATTTGAAAGCTTTTAGGTTACATTACAAAGTTAAATCATATTGCCTGTAGTTTATGCTTTCTGCAAGAAACATTAACATCCCATCGAAATACAGAACTGGATGTTACAATAATTTTGAAGATCTACAAATATTGTATGCTAGGCAATGCAGCAAGTTTAAGAGGACTTCAATGCACAGCACTTTGCATTAGGTTAATAATGGTGATAATTCTTGCTGGCACATGTCTGCTtgaaaccagggttgccaagtaccccTTAGCAACTGATGGGAGAGACTTTCTACCAGTGGGGAGAGGCAATGCAGGAATTTACCAGCAACAGGGGATGCCtcctctaggcttgccaatctccaggtcccaggggggtggttctccctctttcccaggctccttcccgcccccagtcagctggccagagtggggaagccctgcccccacagccaccatgtgactttccacctccagaggcttcagactctgattgaaaggcttcctcttgggatggtgtgtctgtgttactttgaaaaagttgacagagtcaccagaaagtggtggaggagggaaatgtctcctgggcattattccctatgtggagatcgattctcatagggtataatggggaattgatctggacatatcaggggctccgggggggctgttttctgaggtaggtgtaccaaattttcagtatagcatctagtgccactccccaaaatacccctcaagtttcaaaatgattggaccagggggtccaaatctatgagccccaaaagaaggtgcccctatccatccactatggaaggaaggcatttaaaaaggtgtgctgtccctttaaatgtgatgaactcccttggagttcaattatccttgcccctggctctgccccaatgtctcctggctccatccccaaagtccccagatatttcttgaattggacttggcaaccctagcctcctcCAATATTTTCAGCCATGCAACTGACAATGTCACTGCCAGCatacactggaagtgacatcattacattgcCAGCAGTGTGCTAATGccctggtatttgagcaaaacctctatggtggaAGCTATTTTTACCATGtaaaatttttgcccaaataccagagcatcaccagtTTGTAAGCAATGTCATGATGTCTGTTTCAGTGTGTACCAGAAATAATGTTGCCAAAATTTTGGTGATACCAGCCTAGGGCTCTTTTTGCTGCTGTTGACATTGCAGAAACACAGAGCTAGGCTTCCCTGCTGCTTATAAGTTCCTCCTCTGGCCAGCTGATTTGTGGGGGACATGACccaggggcagggaatccccaatCCTTGTGAGATGCTTGCAACCCTATTTGAAACATGTAGTGTATTTATATAAGTACTTGTTAGTGAATTTAAAAAGGGCATTTCAGCAAGAAAACGTtactttaattttaaactgtactTCTTGGGTTGCGTTTAATTATTGTGCTCATTTTATTGTATACCTTTTCTTCCCAGAGTGTTGTGAAAATgatttataattttatttatatttcagaTCTTTTATTGAAACATCATTGCTTTCTGGTGTCTGTTTTTTCATATATAACGGTTTGCAATTAAAATGTACCATGTATGTAATTGAATATGGATGCTTTATTATTTCAGCAGAATATAGATGTTCCAGAGCTGGACACTGCTGCTAGCAAAACATTCTTCAAGTCCACTCCAAAGACTATTGTGTGAAGCTGTTAGCAAATTACCAGTGTTAGCATTATTCACTAAGGTAAATACTACTTGAGTAAACTTGACTGAGTGACATAAAATGGAAGGTCTGTATTCAGTTTTCAAAAGAGACATCATCATCACTATAATCTCATCATAACTGATTTGTGGGTGTTTTAAATATGGagattggagccatgaacagacaagatagATCTCtctacaatagggttgccaagtccaattcaagaaatatctggggactttgggggtggagcaaggagactttgggggtggagccaggagacatcagggcggagccaggaacaagggtgtgacaagcataattgaactccaagggagttgtggccatcacatttaaagggaccgcacacctttttaaatgtcttccttccataggaaataatgaaggataggggcaccttcttttggggctcatagaattagaccccatggtccaattgttttgaaacttggcggatactttGAAGAGaatcactagatactatattgaaaatctggtgcctctacctcaaaaaacagcgcccccagagcccccaaaacctccagatcaatttcccattataccctatgagaatcgatctccacatagagaataatgaagtactcagcagactttctcccccccccccccatttctggcaacactgaagggggattggcctctctactcacgagttgctgccaacttcttcaaagtaacacagacaccccatcccaagaggaagcctttcaatcagcgactgaagcctccggaggtagaaacgcacatggtcctctgggggcagagctccccccctccgctggccagactccccgaggagatgcctgtagcagccggagaggatgcaaggactacaagtcccagcatgcacctcgtgaagggaggccgcgccgtttcccccccacacccctcccGCTTCTACGTTTTTGGAGATCaggggaaaaggctgctaattcaggggtcccccagcagggcggaggggggttgggaagcctactctacaaacctgaaaaatcctccccccctccccggataCATTGAGGTGTTAAAACCACCCAAAATAATAGTAGCAGTGATTCTACAaattccctcagtggctattgctaGGTAATCCACAAAAGTATTGCCAGcctttaattcttaatttttgtCACTAAAATATAGGGGAAGCAGCAGGGCCTTTTCCAGAGCTGGTCTTTGAAGGAGGACTCATCAGAGCCTTGCCTGACAACAACTACTAGGCTGCTTGTTGCCACACAACTTGCATTACTCACCCAGGCCCAGCTACTAGGtactattcaacagcagccactgctCAAAAGcaagtgtgatgcagtggttagagattcagactaggatctgggagatcctcGTTTGAATcatctctctgccatggaagctcactgggtgaccttggggcactTACATATTCTCCccattattaatgaagtaaatatagctgaagacagTGGAGGAAATAAAAGGTAAGTTGGTTAGGGAGTGAAAAAGagtaaaggaagaaaggaagggtgaAGATATATGGATTgctaggaggagggaaagagaaattaGAGTGAGGAAGGGGATGCAGGGAAAGTGAGTCGCcttctgcaagtccttgcaggtttttcACCATGCAGTTGTGCGGCAAACATTGTGCAATTGAGCCATAATTTCTCCAGGTAATGTCTGCCAGGGCAAGggaagggggttagataaagGTCAGTTAGCTCTTGCatgaaaaggagagaaggaagcaggaaaaggagagaagaaaTAATAGGGAAGGGAGAAATGAGATGCCCTCCTGTAGTCTTTGCAGGTCCTTGTTATTTGCTAAGCTGTATGCAACTGGCCAATTATCTTGCTGGGAGGATGATGGAATCAAGACCAAAGCAGAAGCAGGAACTAATCAGGTTGAATCCAGGCTAAACTGGCCATTTCCACTGATTTTGTCGTCCCACTGTAGACTCAGGCTGTTTTTTTTctcagggttgccagtcccccagAAGTAGCATTTTGTGGGAGGGCAAAGGCAGAAATGTTATATTCTGCTGATGGAAAActtagtctggatccagcccagTGAAAGTTAGTGTGATGCAATTGTTAGACTAATcatggatctgggagatccaggttcaaatccccactctgccatagaaatttgttgggtgattttgggccaatcacacacttaCAGCCTATCgtctctcacagagttgttatgaggataacatggagaagaataatgtaagccgccctgagtccccTATAGGGAGAAAATgaataaaatcagtaaattaacCAGTGGGTTTTCTAAGttttgtcaaactgcttctgatttatgatgaccctatgaattaatgatctccaagaagtcctgttgttaacagccttgctcagatcttgcaaaccaAGGATGATGGCTTCCCTTATTGAGTCAAtatatctcatgttgggtcttcctcttttgctactgcctttaacttttcctaacattgtggtcttttccagtgagttttgtcttctcataatgtgaccaaagtatgatagcaccagtttattcattttagcttctgtgaccaaagtatgatagcacCAGTTTATTCATTTTAGCTTCAGGCTTGATTTCCTCTAGAATCCACTTAGTTGTCTTTTTAGCAGTCCATGATATCTGCAAAACTCTCAAATTACTCAATAGCATCTAAGAAAAAAttatgacttttttttaaaaaaacttattgCATAGTTTAGCAATATGCTGTATGTCACTCTTTCAGCTGTTTTGCAGGGCTCTGGGTAATCAAGATTCAAAATTTTATTTCAGAAGTTTACAAATCTGCCTTTCACCCAGCAAACTAGGATCCAAGACTGCTAACAGATTAAAAATTAATGCCTGCAGGAATAGTCAATTGCTGCCTTTTACATAAGAGATACAGGAGGAGCAGACCTAAAAGACTTACAGGAATAAGATAATTGATTGGTTGTTGATTGAGAATTGTGTCTTGGATCTCCCAGGCAATTTTTGAAGTTATATAGTTTGTTGTTAAGCATAGAAGTGTCCCAGTTTGTGTCTGCTTTCCCAGCAACAGTTGGCTAAGCCAATAATTGATCTACTGACAGCAGCTAAACACTTGTTTTCAGGAAATGCAGAAGAAAGGGCTAATAATATATTCTTCTATTTAACCCACATGATAGTCAAATATCTATGAAAATAGGGCTGTTGCTAATACTGCTATAGAATTTGAATATCTAGAAGGAATTACTAATTATTATTGGTTTCTTTGTTTAAAAAGGTATGTTTGGTATTAGCCATAGAGACTGCATTAAATAATTGATTCTCTATCGCATTGATTCTGCTGCCCACCAGCTTCAGTAGATGACCCCATGGATTTGCCACAAAGGAACCTGCTCATCAGAGCAGTTCATCTGCTAGATAAATGTTTGGTTTTGTCAGAATGCTGCGAGAATTTATAGAAAAGAGGTTAAAAATGGATAGAAAAGACAGTTGGCTTTGTAGAATTAATAGCAAATCTGATTTCAGAGCATTTTATTTAGTTAATGTGATCCAATTAAGCCAAGTTAAAGCTTTATTGGGTGCATTGTTCAAAATCATTCTTTCTATGAGAAAGTGTTAAAGTTGCAGGTCTGTTTGTGCCAGCTGGATGTGCAGTTTATAATGCAGAAGGCAATGAGGTGGTGAATAACAGGATTACTTTTAGAGGTTAATAATTGGGTAGAGGAAAAGCCATTTGTGATGCTTTAGCACATGCCGAGTCTTAACAGTTTGAAATTTTAAGGGCAAATTGTCATTAACAAACTGCAAATCATATTCTAAACTGCCCCCTTTGTTAAATGTACGCTTGTGTTAATGTGctgcttttttgcttttttttttttagcagagggATGTGTGGGATCACTGGCAATTGCAGAGCAAAATTATCTCTCTAAAATGCAGGCCTCTTATAATAGCCTAATTTTGTGTTCCCAGCTTGGGGCCACTCAGTCCAGCCTCAGATATGTTTTTAAGTAAGGAGGGCAGAATGCACTGAAGGGATAAACCTGCCATTTCATATTCTTGGTGCCCAGCAGGTCTGAATGTTTCTTCTGTAAAAAATGCAGTTTCCCTTTTACAGTAGAAGCAATTGAGGATTCTTGGAAGGGAATTAAGGTTGCCTAAAAGTTCTTGAGTGTCCCATTAGAGTAGCTTAAACCTAGGCTACTGAGAATCTTACCAGTAAGAGTATTATTTGTATCTGGAGTAAGAGTATCTGCAGCTAAGAGTATCTGAAGCTACATCCCTTTTCTCAGAATGGGATATTGTGCAGTGACTTTAGCATTATTAATGGTaaaagagaaaaatgtcttgCTTTTCTGAAATATGAACTCTCACTATAGCACATTCTAAAGTTTTATTGTTCCTGACAGTAGCTGAATAAAGATATGGCCTCTTTGAAAGTTATTTCTGAGATTTGAAAGTGAAGTGTCTCCATTTAGCTGAGGAAGGATCTGGCcttagactggtgtaactttGCATGAAGAGACCATTgtggttataaacaattttattagtaacatatggtagcaaagttatatctatatcttacaacttaaaaaaggaaaaatcccagctacaaatacaagaatatggggagttggcgggactttttataaatgttggaaatgtaaaaagcatgaaggttctttctaccatatgtggtggacttgtgaaagagctaaaatgttttggcagatgattcagcaagagatttctaatatcttgggatatgagtttaataaagttgcagagacttttctgttgggactacatatggaaaaatttccaaaagaagatagaactttaatttggtacttgctctcagctgctaagacattgtatgcgcagttgtggaagcaagaaaaaataccagagaaatgggactggattataaaagttatgtcatggagtgaaatggacaaattaactagaatattaagagattatgatttagaactttttaagttggagtggaagaagttcagaagatacgtagaaaaagagtggaaaataaagggacattggacaatctttgataatgattaagtttttaaaacaagagtataacttttgggttttttaatagttaagggtacctttaatatttggggtttttttaagtaaataacactggcggggggtcaagtaacggggggaggggtggagggaaagtaagatatggggtagataaatttttccttttttaagttgtaagatatagatataactTTGCTATAATGACTTTATAAtgtttatagtcattatttaataacgaaattggtctgtagttctttacattcgtggcatctctatcttctttaggtatcaaggagataacagcttctttccaagtatttggtacattcccttttattcttattatattcatcagcttctgcaattttggtattaattcatctttaagagttttaaaatatttagctatatatccatctggcccaggagcttttccatttttcattgcgttgattgctgcttcaatttctatcttttctactggatcattcaaaacttttctcatattttcagttagaggttctatttttaacttttgtaaatattcatccatcttctctttctttctttattttaacacctttaaacagtttggcatagtacttgaaaaattctctttattccctcttgggtaaccacctctcttccatctaccacaattctattaataattctgttttctctcttttccttcaattgccaagccaaatattttcccggcttatttgctccctcaaaggatttctgctgaagtcttttcaaattccattccacctctttgttcaacaaatgtctcaattgggtttgtaatattgtaatttcccttaaaattttctttttccctggtctttttctcagctccccttcctttttctttatttcattttgaatgtccactaactgtttttctttacttcttttatctttattattcaaagtaaacaacactcctctcattactgctttgtaagcatcccagactgtttgaaaatcaatatcttttctatcattcacttggaaaaaagctttagtttccttttttaggaatgtcactgtctctttattctgtagcaaatcttcattcaatctccatcttcttaatttcttagacaattttgtaatccacattattgggttatgatcggccccaattttaggtaaaatctctatctttcttgtttaaaacttaagtctttagtttcccacagcatgtcaattctagagaaagttttatgtcttgctgaaaaaaaagtatagtcctgcacttcaggattaaatttcctccatatatcttctaaattttcttgtttagccaattcaaagaaggattttggcagtttcccttctttcccatcattttttccctccagatctatccaatgaattcttaactgttccattaaagtctcccattagcaatacttgatcataagtcaactcatcaaatttttttataatgtctttttaaaaagcatcctttgcaccattaggcgcatatagtcccaataacaacgtttttttcccatttaatgttATCTCCACttctacaaatcttccatccttgtctttaaatactaattttggctccaattcatgtttaatatataaaaccactccccttttcttctgttcagctagggaaaaaaattctgttcccaattgtttattccataaaaatttgtaatccttttgtttaatgtgtacttcttgcaaacaaattatattataattttgctttttaatccaatgaaatgttgcccttcttttttgtggagaatttagtccattaacattccaagacaataatttgtaatccatcatggtgcaaactctttattttcttcaaaaaatctacacaactcctgagcatttgtaattgtgactctcttcccctggagttcaaagctcaagccttcaggtattatccatctaaacctcgtgccattgtctctcaatttttctgtcagctttttatatgttctcctatcatttatcacttgccttggcaactccttcataattctcactttactgcctcccactatcgatgtctttttaaaatttgtattcatgatccttcccaccatttcctttgtcatatatcttataacaatatctcttggtaagttgtttttcttggcaaaaagtgagcGCATGAAGAGACCATTGTGGACTAGAAGTGATCACAGCAGCTTGAAGGACCCACAGGTTTTTCCTATAGGAGACAGAATCAATGAATGGAATTCCCAGTCCTTTCAACCTCAACTGTCTTTGGAGCTACTTAAAGGAGCTTCATGCTTGGCAAGGAAGATGCAACTTCAGTGCGCATCCACATGGGTCAAGGGAATGAGTACTGTAACTCTGGAGGGAAGACAGGCATCTGTAAACACACAGTAAATGTGTGAGGAGGTTACAAGCAGTTGTGGCTCCCCGGCAAATGTTTCTGAGTGCTTTCATATTGCATATCACGGCTTCAGACAGCAGAATCAAATGTCTTCTTGCTATTTAGAATAGGATGTCTTCTTGCTGTTTAGAAAGCAAGAAGACATCCTATTTCTTCCTGATTGAATTACCAGTGAAAGAGGGTCACAGGAGCACCTTATGTCCTTTGTTCTTACCTCCACTCTTCCTTTTGACAGCTGCCTCACATGTTACAGGGCAGAAACTGGTACACATTTAAAGGATTAATGGAGCAGATCCATCCTAATACGCCTTCCTTCAGCTCCTGAGACTCAGGAGCTGAAGGAAGGCATCATGCTTTGCTCAGAAAAGTGTTTGGATAGGGGTAGGAACCACCTAAGTATGTACTTGCTTCTACCTTGTAATGGGAAGGAGCTGTATGCTCACAGCAAGTGCAGGGACTCACTGACAATGGCATGTGCTTCTGCTCTCATATTCTGCATACACCCTGTCATGGGCCATGTGATTTGTAGTCATGACACACAGTAGACTGGCTTGTAGGGTGAAGTGTGGTGGAAGGAGTTAAAGAATGGATGTTCTTGTCTTTCTTGACCCTGCCCCTCCTCTTTTATTCTGTTATAAAATCCAAAGTCATCTGTGTAATAGGATACAGGCATTGATCGAGATCTTATTGTGCTcaagcagaactggggtactgctagatgcacacatgagtggagttgggtcagaggttaaatagactaccttagaccctcaggggctgggaggtatgagggaggagaaaggggaggctctgcagtgaccataagggctggactactgcagtagccaatagaaagttcattggtggcacctaattgggtgcttgctcttgaccaatggacttgcctggatcctggatacctgagagaactttcagattgaaacggaccagggggaggctccaaagtgacagttgggaagaagaatggaagtgattactgggtggggaatgcTTACGACTATATGGACTTATCTaacagggtgacaatagagaatcaaatgctggcctaggtaacacctggtttacaatggaacttggctctggctgaagatggtcttcctcttcttcagtcttcttcttggcaccagtctttgtcctgggttttgtTAGACACAGGCTTGAGTGGTcaggcaggatccatgcctggataagcttgattgccttatgcagaagttgaagcagctgttggctatggagtcaggaaaacaagatggattctggtggtgttagcctttggttcaaggaaacaggctggaaatacGGTGGCATGGctccttccactgcagcggccaagactggacacacaaggagcagctggaagctcgtctgtagttcttgctaacacccatccagagatgtaaaatgctgctgcaaagctgaggcttatagtatccacataagccttagaaactgtgggcaaagtccacttcttagagcagatgtgtgcgagtcaaaactccaggcaccctggcaaccatactggtgatcacaatgtccatgtgtataAAAAGtaggggcttttccttacactaTTCAATAGGATTGAATTAGAAGAGTGCATTCTATGTTACAGGAGATATTAATTGGCTTCTTTACTCAGATATGAGTTAGTATAAAGAAAGTGTAATTTAGAGAAAAATGGATTTTGCTTCTTGATTGACAGGATTGACAAGTGGACTCAGCTAGACAGAGAACCCAAAAGCCGCAGAATTTGTTAACTAATTCTGTCTTGTGATGAATGCCTTGCCTTCCTCCAGCACCTACAAGACTTGCTAAGATCTGCCAAAAAGCctagcaggcaatggcaacttcTGAAGACAACCTCTGCATGCATTAGCAACTGAAAGGCCTATAAATTGGCTAGTCTGTCCCTATACAATCATCCAGAGATAAATGCAGCAAGAATAACCAAATATAAACTGTGTCTGaaacag comes from Heteronotia binoei isolate CCM8104 ecotype False Entrance Well unplaced genomic scaffold, APGP_CSIRO_Hbin_v1 ptg000055l___fragment_4___debris, whole genome shotgun sequence and encodes:
- the CUNH5orf63 gene encoding glutaredoxin-like protein C5orf63 homolog — its product is MFQSWTLLLAKHSSSPLQRLLCEAVSKLPVLALFTKGKQQGLFQSWSLKEDSSEPCLTTTTRLLVATQLALLTQAQLLVILQELDLTLTDHKAWYERYKNDIPVFHLNGQFLMKHCVDIEKLENRVLKIKLQDGN